Proteins co-encoded in one Sulfuricystis thermophila genomic window:
- a CDS encoding CDP-6-deoxy-delta-3,4-glucoseen reductase — protein sequence MAHQVTLQPSGHSFSVADGATILEAALDAGINLPYGCKNGACGACKAKVLGGTVDLGAAQESALPAAERVAGMALLCCAKPLTDVTVEVHEVASVLDIPVKTLPCRVQKLERVAPDVMVIHLKLPTNERLQFLAGQYIEFLLPDGKRRAFSLANAPHADDLLELHVRHIPGGNFTEHVFTKMKEKDILRIEGPFGSFTLREDSTKPILLVAGGTGFAPIKGLIEHALHIGIKRPMQLYWGAKNRAGLYLNALAERWARENGIAYTPVLSEPDADWPGRSGLVHEAVLADHPDLSAYQAYVCGAPAMCEAAQRDFVAHGLPPEEFFADVFSYAAK from the coding sequence ATGGCTCATCAAGTCACCCTTCAGCCCAGCGGCCACTCTTTCAGCGTCGCGGACGGCGCCACGATCCTCGAAGCCGCGCTCGATGCCGGCATCAACCTGCCCTACGGCTGCAAGAACGGCGCCTGCGGCGCCTGCAAGGCCAAGGTGCTCGGGGGGACGGTCGATCTCGGCGCCGCCCAGGAAAGCGCGCTGCCGGCCGCGGAGCGTGTCGCCGGCATGGCGCTGTTGTGCTGCGCGAAGCCGCTCACCGACGTGACCGTCGAGGTGCATGAGGTCGCCAGCGTCCTGGACATTCCGGTGAAAACCCTGCCCTGCCGCGTGCAGAAACTGGAACGCGTCGCCCCCGACGTGATGGTGATTCATCTCAAGCTGCCGACCAACGAGCGCTTGCAGTTCCTCGCCGGTCAATACATCGAATTCCTGCTGCCCGATGGCAAGCGCCGCGCCTTCTCGCTCGCCAATGCGCCGCACGCCGACGACCTGCTCGAGCTGCACGTGCGCCACATTCCGGGCGGCAATTTCACCGAACATGTGTTCACGAAGATGAAGGAAAAGGACATCCTGCGCATCGAAGGGCCGTTCGGCAGCTTCACTCTGCGCGAGGATTCCACCAAGCCGATCTTGCTCGTCGCCGGGGGCACCGGTTTCGCGCCGATCAAGGGCCTGATCGAGCATGCGCTCCACATCGGGATCAAACGCCCCATGCAGCTTTACTGGGGGGCGAAGAACCGTGCCGGTCTCTACCTGAACGCGCTGGCCGAGCGCTGGGCACGGGAAAACGGCATTGCCTACACACCGGTGCTCTCCGAGCCGGACGCCGACTGGCCAGGCCGCAGCGGCCTGGTCCATGAGGCCGTGCTCGCCGACCATCCCGACCTCTCGGCCTATCAGGCTTATGTCTGTGGCGCGCCGGCGATGTGCGAGGCGGCGCAGCGCGATTTCGTCGCGCATGGGCTGCCGCCGGAGGAATTCTTCGCCGACGTGTTTTCCTATGCGGCGAAGTAG
- a CDS encoding phosphate/phosphite/phosphonate ABC transporter substrate-binding protein, translating to MLTASLGVALAVLARQSRGAGPLARERPLEFGVVPYLPTARLLTIFEPLRAHFAAVFQRPVALSTAPDFKTFQRRALDGEFDIYFIGPGPGWQTHRDRHHLVLAVAKAVLRIYLVVAKGGPMRQLADLRGKTVATIDPLTVTAQVAAAVLRESGLEPGSDVILRTEKTPFNAVQAVALGEAAAAACPDVAWPDLPAELRDTLQILYRSEALPGGMLMMRPAADLPSPESIRQAALEFSDSAAGRRFGKESGQMGFALPEMKTLAVLDRFLPETRRVMSQP from the coding sequence ATGCTCACGGCATCGCTGGGCGTGGCGCTGGCCGTGCTCGCCCGTCAGAGCCGCGGTGCCGGGCCACTCGCCCGGGAGCGGCCGCTCGAATTCGGCGTCGTGCCCTATCTGCCGACTGCCCGACTGCTGACCATCTTCGAGCCGTTGCGTGCACATTTCGCGGCGGTCTTCCAGCGGCCGGTCGCGCTGTCGACCGCGCCCGATTTCAAGACCTTCCAGCGTCGCGCGCTCGACGGCGAGTTCGACATCTACTTCATCGGTCCCGGCCCCGGCTGGCAGACGCATCGCGATCGCCACCATCTCGTGCTGGCGGTCGCCAAGGCGGTCTTGAGGATTTACCTGGTGGTGGCAAAGGGCGGGCCGATGCGCCAGCTTGCCGACCTGCGCGGCAAGACGGTGGCGACGATCGACCCGCTCACGGTGACCGCCCAGGTGGCTGCGGCCGTGTTGCGCGAGAGTGGCCTCGAGCCTGGCAGCGATGTGATTTTGCGCACCGAAAAGACGCCGTTCAACGCCGTCCAGGCAGTGGCGCTCGGCGAGGCCGCCGCCGCGGCCTGTCCGGATGTGGCCTGGCCGGATCTGCCCGCCGAATTGCGCGACACATTACAAATCCTGTATCGCTCCGAAGCGCTGCCGGGCGGCATGTTGATGATGCGGCCGGCCGCCGATCTGCCGTCGCCGGAATCGATCAGGCAGGCGGCGTTGGAATTCAGTGACAGCGCCGCAGGACGTCGCTTCGGCAAGGAATCCGGTCAGATGGGATTCGCTCTGCCCGAGATGAAAACGCTCGCCGTGCTCGATCGTTTCCTGCCGGAGACGCGGCGCGTGATGAGCCAGCCATGA